A region from the Wolbachia endosymbiont of Folsomia candida genome encodes:
- a CDS encoding ATP-binding protein — protein MYLRSITPVLERFSKLYPVLGITGPRQSGKTTMAKTLFGHLPYVSLENIDIRFQAQNDPRAFLANYQKGAIFDEVQHVPELLSYLQGIVDESPIKGRYILTGSQNFALSHHVSQSLSGRIGMTTLLPLSLSELGKPIEITLDIFNGGYPGLHQLNMHPLDFYPSYIQTYIERDVRQLKNIENIGRFQTFLKLCAGRVGQIINLSSLAQDCGISHTTVRQWLNILEASYLIFLLQPFHQSFNKRLIKMPKLYFYDTGLACTLLGLEKESQLETHYLKGALFENLIILEIVKKRFNQGLPTNLYFWRDRTGHEVDLLAEWGGNIHAIEIKAGSTFQSDFIKNVQYFCELSKIAKGYLIYTGQQNGLHAKVKLVPMKEIEQIF, from the coding sequence ATGTACTTACGCTCTATAACACCAGTTTTAGAAAGATTTTCTAAGCTTTATCCTGTTTTAGGTATCACAGGACCAAGACAGTCTGGTAAAACAACTATGGCAAAGACATTATTTGGGCACTTGCCGTACGTATCTTTAGAGAATATTGATATTCGTTTTCAAGCACAAAATGATCCTCGGGCATTTCTAGCTAATTATCAAAAGGGTGCTATTTTTGATGAAGTGCAGCATGTACCTGAACTGTTGTCATATCTTCAAGGAATAGTTGATGAATCTCCTATAAAAGGTAGATATATACTGACAGGTTCTCAAAATTTTGCCCTTAGTCACCATGTTTCTCAATCTCTTTCAGGACGCATAGGTATGACAACGTTATTGCCTTTGAGCTTATCTGAACTTGGTAAACCTATAGAGATTACCTTGGATATTTTTAATGGTGGATACCCAGGATTACATCAGCTTAACATGCATCCTCTTGATTTTTATCCTAGCTATATTCAAACTTATATCGAACGAGATGTGCGACAACTCAAAAATATTGAAAATATTGGCAGATTCCAAACATTTTTAAAGCTTTGTGCAGGTAGAGTAGGTCAGATCATTAACCTATCATCTCTTGCTCAAGATTGCGGTATCTCTCATACAACTGTACGACAGTGGCTGAATATTTTGGAAGCTAGCTACCTAATATTTCTTCTTCAGCCATTTCATCAAAGTTTTAATAAGCGTTTGATCAAAATGCCGAAGTTATATTTTTATGATACTGGTCTTGCTTGTACACTCCTTGGGCTTGAAAAGGAAAGTCAATTGGAAACACACTATCTTAAAGGAGCCTTATTTGAAAATTTGATTATCTTAGAAATTGTTAAGAAACGTTTCAATCAAGGATTACCTACTAATCTATATTTTTGGCGTGACAGGACTGGCCATGAGGTAGACTTGCTAGCAGAATGGGGTGGTAATATTCACGCTATTGAAATTAAGGCTGGCTCAACATTTCAAAGTGATTTTATAAAAAATGTACAGTATTTTTGTGAACTTTCTAAAATAGCTAAGGGATACTTAATCTATACAGGCCAGCAGAATGGATTACATGCAAAAGTTAAACTTGTACCGATGAAGGAAATAGAGCAAATATTCTGA
- a CDS encoding ankyrin repeat domain-containing protein, producing MKNKVFFSKYVKQLHNATYIGDLATVKSFIESGANVNDTDEDGNTTLLLAAIEGYPEIAKFLIINGANIDTKCMYDNTPLHASASRGHLEIVQLLVENGANVNAKNHDNDTPLIFAVSKGHIEVVQFLVKNGTNVNSKNKYNNTPLLFAALKGHLEIVKVLIKHGADVYAKGADGNTPLHAAAHEGHLKAVECLIENGVDVNMRGCNNCTPLHLAASRGHLEIVKFLVKNGADVHIKGSFGYTALRLAVLEEREEVVKFLIECGADINSKYKDK from the coding sequence ATGAAAAATAAAGTCTTCTTTTCAAAATATGTTAAACAACTTCACAACGCTACTTACATTGGAGATCTAGCAACGGTCAAATCTTTTATAGAGAGTGGAGCTAATGTCAATGATACCGACGAAGATGGTAATACCACTCTACTTCTTGCTGCTATAGAAGGTTACCCAGAAATAGCGAAATTCTTAATTATAAATGGAGCAAATATTGACACTAAATGTATGTATGATAATACACCTCTTCACGCATCTGCTTCTAGAGGTCACCTAGAAATAGTACAACTTCTTGTTGAGAACGGAGCAAATGTTAACGCTAAAAATCATGATAATGATACACCATTAATTTTTGCTGTTTCTAAAGGTCACATAGAAGTAGTACAATTTCTCGTTAAGAACGGAACAAACGTCAACAGTAAAAATAAGTATAATAATACACCATTACTTTTTGCTGCTCTTAAAGGTCATCTAGAAATAGTCAAGGTTTTAATTAAACATGGAGCAGATGTTTATGCTAAAGGTGCAGATGGTAATACACCTCTACATGCCGCTGCTCATGAAGGTCACCTCAAGGCAGTAGAGTGCTTAATTGAAAATGGAGTAGATGTTAACATGAGAGGTTGCAATAATTGTACACCTCTTCATTTAGCTGCTTCAAGAGGACATTTGGAAATAGTGAAGTTCTTAGTTAAAAATGGTGCGGATGTTCACATTAAAGGCAGCTTTGGATATACGGCACTTCGTCTAGCTGTTCTTGAAGAGCGTGAAGAAGTAGTAAAATTTCTTATTGAGTGTGGGGCAGACATTAACTCTAAATATAAAGATAAATAA
- a CDS encoding Fic family protein, with translation MRETGYYQYIDKLAHFVPYPLPPKDPSFSFSNNITVLYGEAMIKLGQLNEMAERLPNLERFIKAYVIKEALLSSAIEGIHTTLLDVFTQRISSTKPNKQTQLVISYTKALDIALSSMRNSTISQTILASHKELMQLDEGGGKYRIDSVRVGDLIASPASEVTILMNNLESYIHTHNSLPSLVKIGLAHVQFEIIHPFIDGNGRIGRLLIVILLIHYGLLSSPILYPSYYFKKNHFDYYRYLDRVRTHGDFEGWIEYYLNAIKDSSFDAYCRAKSIEKLEKDLINMIQVSQHFFKIRDIALQALNILFQLPIINIKELSERLDKAYNTVNNLILQFVEANVLVEDRNNKKRNKLYKFEAYLELLE, from the coding sequence ATGCGTGAAACTGGATACTACCAATATATAGATAAGCTTGCACACTTTGTTCCTTATCCATTACCACCAAAGGATCCATCATTTAGTTTTAGTAACAATATTACCGTTCTTTACGGAGAAGCAATGATAAAACTTGGCCAATTAAATGAAATGGCTGAGCGCTTACCAAACTTAGAGAGATTCATTAAAGCATATGTTATAAAAGAAGCTCTACTTTCTTCAGCTATTGAAGGTATACATACAACTTTACTTGATGTTTTTACTCAAAGGATATCATCAACAAAACCGAACAAACAAACACAATTAGTCATCAGCTATACTAAAGCTCTTGATATAGCATTAAGCTCAATGAGAAATTCAACTATATCACAAACCATTTTAGCTTCACATAAAGAACTGATGCAACTTGACGAAGGTGGTGGTAAATATCGTATAGACTCTGTGCGAGTTGGTGATCTAATTGCCTCCCCTGCATCAGAAGTAACTATTCTAATGAATAACTTAGAAAGCTACATTCATACTCATAATTCATTACCTTCACTTGTTAAAATAGGGCTAGCGCATGTGCAATTTGAAATCATCCACCCTTTTATAGATGGTAATGGAAGAATTGGAAGGCTTTTGATTGTTATACTGCTAATTCATTATGGTTTATTATCATCTCCAATACTTTATCCATCTTATTACTTTAAAAAGAATCACTTTGATTATTACAGGTATTTAGACAGGGTAAGAACTCATGGTGACTTTGAAGGATGGATCGAATATTACTTAAATGCCATAAAAGATAGCAGCTTTGATGCTTACTGTAGAGCTAAAAGTATTGAAAAACTAGAGAAGGATTTAATAAACATGATACAGGTAAGCCAACATTTCTTCAAAATTCGTGATATAGCATTGCAAGCACTAAACATACTTTTCCAACTTCCAATCATAAATATTAAGGAATTAAGCGAAAGACTAGATAAAGCATACAACACAGTAAATAATCTCATTCTACAATTTGTTGAAGCTAACGTATTAGTAGAAGACAGAAACAATAAAAAACGTAACAAGCTCTATAAATTCGAGGCTTATCTAGAACTTCTTGAATGA
- a CDS encoding helix-turn-helix domain-containing protein has protein sequence MSISKLKNDFSHTQESTDTGCHKMGRKVKELRLIQGLTQEGLGDKVGVSFQQIQKYESGKNAISIDKLLALAQALSVDLAVLLPTPIALHEESSFEHKDDESSREILELVREYKEIKSQESRKAVRSLVRSLSSSQ, from the coding sequence GTGAGTATTAGTAAATTGAAAAATGATTTTTCTCACACACAGGAAAGCACTGATACTGGGTGCCATAAAATGGGTAGGAAAGTAAAGGAATTGCGATTGATACAAGGATTAACTCAAGAAGGCTTGGGAGATAAAGTTGGCGTATCATTTCAGCAAATACAAAAATATGAATCAGGAAAAAATGCAATTTCAATTGATAAGTTATTAGCTTTAGCACAAGCTTTATCTGTTGATTTGGCAGTCTTACTTCCTACTCCTATAGCACTACATGAAGAGAGTAGTTTTGAACATAAGGATGATGAAAGCAGTAGAGAAATATTAGAATTAGTTAGAGAATATAAAGAAATTAAGAGTCAAGAGTCACGCAAGGCGGTTCGTTCACTAGTAAGGTCCTTATCCTCATCACAATAA
- a CDS encoding recombinase family protein, with protein sequence MLKEIRCGIYTRTSDDTEAVQEFTSLDAQRMLGKNYIASQQPKGWVVVEKKYEDDGISGGHLKRDGLRDLFKDVEGGKIDIVVVYRMDRLSRSLLDFAKIADFLKKHEVTFVSVTESFDTSTPVGVLILNIIMSFAQYERELASMRIRDKIAASRKQGIWTGGGIPLGYDVKERKLVINPVEAKLIKHIFKSFVEYKSVTAVTRKLNEQGYKTKVRKSGGGQEFKKATVSKILNNPIYRGLINHQGTLYKGKHKAIIGQELWNKVKENFSTREEQISTKEAAVLLKGLMRCYTCDASMQPTHTKKKNREYRYYACGKHLKGRECKGKNQTIAAGEIEQVILEQIPLIISNNELMEKAFKKVEKIVLITLQGISEMWERIFPVEQQNIIHLIIKTIWFKEDGFKLEISKDGLKNLVDKYKATEEPIEAKGEDISIFIRHKLKKSSGKSMILVPDEGELKEKINDKWLKALVRAHLWQSQIDSGEYANIKEICLANNISCPKYVGSILKLNFLASEIKRAILEGTQPQHIMLNNFMGSKMDLLWEKQLEKFYGEGIIKT encoded by the coding sequence ATGTTAAAGGAAATTAGGTGCGGAATATATACAAGAACATCTGATGATACAGAGGCAGTACAAGAGTTTACTAGTCTTGATGCTCAGCGCATGTTAGGAAAAAACTATATAGCAAGCCAACAGCCAAAGGGATGGGTAGTAGTAGAGAAAAAGTATGAAGATGACGGTATATCTGGAGGACATCTAAAGAGGGATGGGTTACGTGATCTATTTAAAGATGTAGAAGGTGGGAAAATAGACATTGTAGTGGTTTATAGAATGGATCGTCTATCAAGGTCACTGCTTGATTTTGCAAAAATAGCAGACTTTTTAAAAAAGCATGAAGTTACATTTGTATCGGTAACAGAATCATTTGATACATCAACGCCTGTAGGAGTATTAATACTAAACATAATCATGAGCTTTGCGCAATATGAAAGAGAGCTAGCAAGCATGAGAATCAGAGATAAGATAGCAGCATCGAGAAAGCAGGGTATATGGACTGGTGGAGGGATTCCTCTTGGATATGATGTAAAAGAAAGAAAGTTAGTAATAAATCCAGTGGAAGCAAAGCTAATAAAGCATATTTTTAAGAGTTTTGTAGAGTACAAATCTGTCACTGCAGTAACCAGGAAATTAAATGAACAAGGATATAAAACGAAGGTGCGCAAAAGTGGAGGAGGACAAGAGTTCAAAAAAGCAACAGTAAGTAAGATACTGAATAATCCAATATACAGAGGCTTAATAAACCATCAGGGCACATTATATAAAGGAAAGCATAAGGCAATAATAGGTCAAGAGTTATGGAATAAAGTAAAAGAAAACTTTAGTACTAGAGAAGAACAAATAAGCACAAAAGAAGCAGCAGTGTTACTAAAAGGATTAATGCGTTGCTATACATGTGACGCTTCTATGCAACCAACTCACACTAAGAAGAAAAATAGAGAATATAGATATTACGCATGTGGAAAACATTTAAAGGGAAGAGAATGTAAAGGAAAGAATCAAACAATAGCAGCAGGAGAAATAGAGCAAGTAATACTGGAGCAAATTCCTTTGATAATAAGCAATAATGAATTAATGGAAAAAGCATTTAAAAAGGTTGAAAAAATAGTTCTGATAACTTTACAAGGGATAAGTGAGATGTGGGAAAGAATATTTCCAGTAGAGCAGCAAAATATAATACATCTAATCATAAAAACTATTTGGTTCAAAGAGGATGGGTTTAAGCTAGAAATAAGTAAAGATGGGCTAAAAAATTTAGTGGACAAATACAAAGCAACAGAAGAGCCAATAGAAGCAAAAGGAGAGGACATATCTATCTTTATTAGACATAAATTAAAGAAAAGCAGTGGAAAAAGCATGATCTTGGTTCCGGATGAAGGAGAGCTAAAGGAAAAAATAAATGATAAATGGCTAAAAGCACTAGTTAGAGCACATTTATGGCAAAGTCAGATAGACAGTGGAGAATATGCCAATATAAAAGAAATATGCCTTGCAAATAACATATCGTGCCCTAAGTACGTTGGATCAATTTTAAAATTAAACTTTCTGGCTTCAGAAATAAAGAGAGCAATATTGGAAGGAACGCAGCCACAGCATATTATGTTAAATAACTTTATGGGTTCAAAAATGGATCTGTTGTGGGAAAAGCAGTTAGAGAAATTTTATGGCGAAGGCATAATAAAAACCTGA
- a CDS encoding DUF2924 domain-containing protein has product MSLCSEKQSVEKEVLSLLSKTSQELRKMYETATGSKAPPYRREYFINWISHWLQVKAFGALPEKAAKKLDYLAEQMKEGKKVSSENPLMVIGTKISKEYRGEKHELTVMGKKLFIYKGQPYKSLSALAYKVTGTKWNGLVFWGVKVAKGVKDVKGN; this is encoded by the coding sequence ATGAGCTTATGTTCAGAAAAACAATCTGTAGAAAAAGAGGTTTTGTCATTACTCAGTAAAACATCACAAGAATTGAGAAAAATGTATGAAACTGCAACTGGGTCAAAAGCACCACCATATCGTAGGGAATACTTTATCAATTGGATATCTCATTGGTTACAAGTAAAAGCGTTTGGAGCATTGCCCGAAAAAGCGGCCAAGAAATTAGACTATTTAGCAGAACAAATGAAAGAAGGAAAAAAAGTAAGTAGTGAAAATCCTCTTATGGTAATAGGGACAAAAATTAGCAAAGAATACCGTGGAGAAAAGCATGAATTAACAGTCATGGGTAAAAAACTATTTATATATAAAGGGCAACCGTATAAGTCACTATCTGCACTAGCCTATAAAGTTACAGGCACAAAATGGAATGGATTAGTGTTTTGGGGCGTGAAAGTGGCGAAAGGTGTTAAAGATGTTAAAGGAAATTAG
- a CDS encoding recombinase family protein, protein MIVASLYTTSKKQIGELECRIIADGYELPDEHKFVGSASLESLRYKAAKGKVEVIYIYSPDDLSEKFADQIKLVREFHQVGAEVIFLKHKTKGLISSLLWKSQWAMEKYKYAMEWQIS, encoded by the coding sequence ATGATAGTAGCAAGTTTATATACAACATCAAAAAAGCAAATTGGTGAATTGGAGTGTAGAATTATTGCAGATGGATACGAGCTACCCGATGAACATAAATTTGTCGGTAGCGCTAGCTTAGAGAGTTTACGATATAAAGCTGCAAAAGGTAAGGTTGAAGTAATATACATATATTCTCCTGATGATCTATCTGAGAAATTTGCAGACCAAATTAAACTAGTAAGGGAATTTCATCAAGTGGGAGCAGAAGTAATTTTCTTAAAGCACAAGACTAAAGGCCTGATATCTAGCTTATTATGGAAATCACAATGGGCAATGGAAAAATATAAGTATGCAATGGAGTGGCAAATAAGTTGA
- a CDS encoding ankyrin repeat domain-containing protein: MSKLEKRLQELLANSFYGINEQDEYGETVLHLAARSSNYERVKLLIEKGADVNAKNNEGEIPLHSAAFSGKVESVKAMIEEGAKVNATSYQGYTPLHAASMMSCSGRVSALIGAGANVNAKSHIGRTPLHQAVIMRELKNVRAILEAGGDVDVMDYKGYTPIDIACMAGFKEIVEELTAYQDGNKLAYKYSNELVELMSKQYKF, translated from the coding sequence ATGAGTAAATTAGAAAAAAGACTTCAAGAATTATTAGCAAACTCATTTTATGGAATTAATGAACAAGATGAGTATGGTGAAACTGTATTACATTTAGCAGCAAGATCTTCTAATTATGAAAGAGTAAAATTACTAATAGAAAAAGGAGCAGATGTTAACGCTAAGAATAATGAAGGAGAAATACCATTACATTCTGCTGCATTCAGTGGGAAAGTAGAAAGTGTGAAGGCAATGATAGAGGAAGGTGCCAAAGTCAATGCTACTAGCTATCAAGGATATACGCCATTACACGCAGCAAGCATGATGAGCTGTTCAGGCAGAGTAAGCGCACTAATAGGTGCCGGAGCAAATGTTAATGCTAAAAGTCATATAGGAAGGACGCCACTACACCAAGCTGTAATTATGAGGGAGCTGAAAAATGTTAGAGCAATACTGGAGGCAGGAGGTGATGTAGATGTGATGGACTATAAGGGATATACACCAATAGATATAGCTTGTATGGCAGGTTTTAAAGAGATAGTGGAAGAGCTAACTGCATATCAAGATGGCAACAAGTTAGCATATAAATATAGCAACGAATTAGTAGAGCTAATGAGCAAGCAGTACAAATTTTGA
- a CDS encoding ankyrin repeat domain-containing protein codes for MRELNKRLRELLKNSFEDINSKDENGNTILHLAAQFSSYKTVKLLIEKGANINIENNEGEVPLHRAALARKVRNVRALIEAEADVHCTNYNGSTPLHLASGSVWLFREKGGNAKGTVKELLKAGANVNAIDRFGTSPLFRAKDQPELAELIKKYGGKIIDRIGTGVQEFANFYGDHLIKEISSAVKNLYAEEIEELKQKKYKEPDVEDDKEPSVKDDKDKKYH; via the coding sequence ATGAGGGAATTAAATAAAAGACTTAGGGAATTATTAAAGAATTCATTCGAGGATATAAATTCAAAAGATGAAAATGGTAATACAATATTACACTTAGCAGCACAATTTTCTAGCTATAAAACAGTAAAATTACTGATAGAAAAAGGTGCTAATATTAATATTGAAAATAATGAAGGAGAAGTACCACTACATCGAGCTGCACTTGCAAGAAAGGTAAGGAACGTTAGGGCACTCATAGAAGCAGAAGCTGATGTTCATTGTACAAACTATAATGGTTCTACACCATTACATCTTGCGAGTGGGTCTGTATGGTTATTTAGAGAGAAAGGCGGTAATGCTAAAGGAACAGTAAAAGAGCTGCTAAAAGCAGGCGCAAATGTTAACGCTATAGACAGATTTGGAACCAGTCCATTATTTCGCGCTAAAGATCAACCAGAGTTAGCAGAGCTGATCAAAAAATATGGAGGAAAGATAATAGATAGGATTGGTACAGGTGTACAAGAATTCGCGAATTTTTATGGTGATCATCTTATAAAAGAAATATCATCAGCAGTGAAAAATTTATATGCAGAAGAAATTGAAGAACTTAAGCAAAAAAAATATAAAGAACCAGATGTAGAAGACGATAAAGAACCAAGTGTAAAAGACGATAAAGACAAAAAATACCATTAA